A stretch of Deltaproteobacteria bacterium DNA encodes these proteins:
- a CDS encoding class II aldolase/adducin family protein, whose translation MEPLINKYARKLVDQGLVAPPGPLIGGLGADLTWNRPDTLQPLLRKVVFGLDISAILFARPSEPYFSLINRLAARMPPDTAALFPEDSETRAFLHELPVVRELSAGDLIRALKRRKCAIVPGQGIVTYGTISPEQAYIVFSSVCFSLFVKAFADFFDDIQNGRRDVELESLVMQGKRYYSGCLQRAQSHPPLMTGPFHHRRDVVDAICEVGRLTVGKQMVDSFFGNVSYRLGDTVYISQTTSSLDSLEGCIDPCALDDSRCTAITASSEYPAHKGVYLRSDHRAILHGHPKFSVIASLMCEHRGSCENSTECHIKCSRDRRVGRVPILP comes from the coding sequence ATGGAACCCTTGATTAACAAATACGCCCGCAAACTCGTCGATCAGGGGCTGGTGGCACCGCCGGGACCGCTGATCGGTGGGCTGGGCGCCGACCTGACGTGGAACCGGCCGGACACGCTGCAGCCGCTTTTAAGGAAGGTGGTGTTCGGCCTGGACATCAGCGCCATCCTGTTCGCGCGGCCATCGGAACCCTACTTTTCCCTGATCAACCGCCTGGCGGCACGCATGCCGCCGGATACTGCGGCCCTTTTCCCCGAGGACAGCGAAACAAGGGCATTTCTCCATGAACTGCCTGTTGTACGCGAACTGTCCGCCGGCGATCTTATCCGGGCCCTCAAACGACGCAAATGCGCCATCGTCCCCGGTCAGGGTATAGTTACTTATGGCACGATCAGCCCCGAACAGGCCTACATCGTTTTCAGCTCGGTCTGCTTTTCGCTGTTTGTCAAGGCGTTTGCAGACTTTTTCGACGATATCCAGAACGGCCGCCGGGACGTGGAACTCGAGTCGCTCGTCATGCAGGGCAAACGCTATTACAGCGGCTGCCTCCAAAGGGCGCAAAGCCACCCGCCCTTGATGACGGGGCCTTTTCACCATCGGCGGGATGTTGTGGACGCCATCTGCGAGGTGGGCCGCCTGACGGTCGGCAAACAAATGGTGGACTCGTTTTTCGGCAACGTCTCCTATCGCCTGGGCGACACCGTCTACATTTCCCAGACCACCAGCAGTCTGGACAGTCTCGAAGGGTGCATCGACCCCTGCGCCCTCGACGATTCCCGGTGCACTGCCATCACCGCTTCCAGTGAATACCCGGCGCACAAAGGCGTCTACCTGCGGTCGGACCACCGGGCCATACTGCACGGGCATCCCAAATTCAGCGTCATCGCCAGCTTGATGTGCGAGCACAGGGGTTCTTGTGAAAACAGCACCGAGTGCCACATCAAGTGCAGCCGCGACCGCCGGGTGGGCCGCGTACCGATCCTCCC
- a CDS encoding aldehyde ferredoxin oxidoreductase family protein, whose translation MFGWTGNILEIDLGRGLATVRRPPVSTYHRWLGGKGLAGHVLQPHVTKPWDHPEMPLIFAAGPLVATPAPTSGRTVVASRSPLTGTVMDSSVGGGLGFQLKRAGYDAVVITGRAGKWVGVTIEEQSVRFEDAERFFQRPTGERFQRLQAKGACALVGPAAENGVRFANIMVDRHFAAGRGGLGMVMAAKKLSYLRISGSGRVSIYDPQELSGAREEIYRLASGAPFLMGDLGIAHYGTAALFDLIHTRAMMPTDNFRRTRFPQAEKCNAFQYRQTFGAHKTGCAGCHIRCKKRDDHGNALPEYETMSHFHALLTNDDMHVVMEANRLCNDLGMDTISAGATLACHAELGGGRLEKHAIVQLLQEIAYSRGIGRRLKEGSSRYAAEAGRPDVSMSVKQLELPAYDPRGACGMALGYALSSRGGCHLRAYPISHEILRKPVATDRFSFSGKARIIKIAEDLNAVVDSLTACKFIFLAATLEEYARALYGVTGYQASGQDLLGIGERIYYRDRIMNAANGFTAVDDDLPNRFFEDPGSEIEGVTIAPLDREAFTLARSDYYRIRGLSQDGLPTTEKCRELDLKPLQEVSNGTLD comes from the coding sequence ATGTTTGGCTGGACCGGCAACATCCTGGAGATCGACCTGGGGCGCGGACTTGCAACCGTGCGGCGTCCTCCGGTATCCACCTACCACCGGTGGCTGGGCGGCAAAGGGCTAGCCGGCCACGTGTTGCAGCCCCACGTGACCAAACCCTGGGATCACCCGGAAATGCCCCTGATCTTCGCCGCAGGCCCGCTGGTGGCCACCCCGGCACCCACTTCCGGGCGCACGGTCGTGGCCTCCCGGTCGCCCCTCACCGGGACCGTAATGGACAGCTCCGTGGGCGGTGGCCTGGGGTTTCAACTAAAGCGCGCGGGATACGATGCCGTCGTCATTACCGGCCGGGCCGGAAAGTGGGTCGGCGTCACGATCGAGGAGCAGTCCGTCCGCTTTGAGGATGCGGAAAGGTTCTTTCAGCGACCAACCGGCGAACGCTTTCAGCGCCTGCAGGCGAAGGGGGCCTGCGCTCTGGTCGGGCCGGCGGCGGAGAACGGCGTCCGATTCGCCAACATCATGGTCGACCGTCATTTTGCCGCCGGACGGGGTGGCCTCGGCATGGTCATGGCCGCCAAAAAATTGAGCTACCTGCGGATATCCGGGAGCGGGCGTGTTTCCATCTATGACCCCCAAGAGCTTTCCGGAGCGCGGGAAGAGATCTACCGCCTGGCGTCCGGGGCTCCCTTTTTGATGGGAGACCTGGGCATCGCCCATTACGGAACGGCTGCCCTGTTCGACCTGATCCACACCCGCGCCATGATGCCCACGGACAATTTTCGCCGAACCCGTTTTCCGCAAGCGGAAAAATGCAACGCCTTTCAATACCGCCAAACCTTTGGCGCCCATAAAACCGGGTGCGCCGGCTGCCACATCCGGTGTAAAAAACGGGACGACCACGGTAATGCGCTGCCCGAATACGAAACCATGAGCCACTTTCACGCCCTCCTGACCAACGACGACATGCACGTGGTCATGGAAGCCAACCGGCTGTGCAACGATCTGGGCATGGACACCATATCCGCGGGCGCTACCCTGGCATGCCATGCCGAACTTGGGGGCGGCCGTCTGGAAAAGCACGCCATTGTCCAACTGCTGCAAGAGATCGCCTACAGCAGGGGAATCGGACGACGGCTGAAGGAAGGTTCCAGCCGTTACGCCGCCGAAGCCGGGCGGCCTGACGTTTCCATGTCGGTCAAACAACTCGAACTGCCGGCCTACGACCCCCGCGGCGCCTGTGGCATGGCCCTCGGATACGCCCTTTCCTCGCGCGGAGGGTGCCACCTGCGGGCCTACCCCATTTCCCACGAAATCCTGCGCAAACCGGTGGCCACCGACCGCTTCAGTTTCAGCGGCAAGGCGCGAATCATCAAAATAGCCGAAGATCTCAATGCAGTGGTGGACTCTCTCACCGCCTGCAAATTCATCTTTCTGGCCGCGACCCTGGAAGAATATGCCCGTGCGCTGTACGGCGTGACCGGGTACCAGGCCTCGGGGCAGGACTTGCTCGGCATCGGGGAGCGCATCTACTACCGCGATCGCATCATGAACGCCGCCAACGGGTTCACCGCAGTGGACGATGACCTCCCCAACCGTTTTTTCGAGGACCCGGGTTCGGAAATAGAGGGGGTGACCATCGCCCCGCTCGACAGAGAGGCTTTCACCCTGGCCCGCTCGGACTACTACCGCATCAGGGGATTGAGCCAAGACGGGCTGCCCACCACTGAGAAATGCAGGGAGCTGGACCTAAAACCGTTGCAGGAAGTGAGCAATGGAACCCTTGATTAA
- the aguA gene encoding agmatine deiminase: protein MPRTLKHTPREDGFRMPGEFEPHQGCWMLWPERGDTWRLGARPAQKAFAEVAAAIAGFEPVTVGVSHAQYENARFMLPDDVRLVELSSDDAWMRDVGPTFVVDQAGGLHGVDWRFNAWGGLKGGLYFPWDRDDHVAAKVLEVERTDRYRAPLVLEGGSIHVDGQGTLLTTRECLLNPNRNPDLDQADIEALLSAYLNVEKIIWLEKGVYLDETDGHVDNLCCFTRPGEVLLSWCEDPGDPQHAVSREACDVLSNSRDARGRKLKIHKIHQPGPLFLTTEEAQGIDRSDTAQPRKGGDRLAGSYVNFYLANGGVVAPLFDDFHDEAAMEILARLFPRRRIVGIPTREILLGGGNIHCITQQQPGAQRPGR, encoded by the coding sequence ATGCCCAGAACACTGAAGCACACACCCCGCGAAGACGGATTCAGGATGCCGGGCGAGTTCGAACCACACCAGGGTTGCTGGATGCTCTGGCCGGAAAGGGGGGACACCTGGCGGCTGGGTGCCAGACCAGCCCAAAAGGCCTTTGCCGAGGTGGCCGCCGCCATTGCCGGGTTCGAACCGGTGACGGTGGGGGTATCGCACGCGCAGTACGAGAACGCCCGCTTTATGCTTCCCGACGATGTCCGCTTGGTGGAACTGTCCAGCGACGATGCCTGGATGAGGGATGTGGGGCCGACCTTTGTCGTCGATCAGGCCGGGGGGCTGCATGGCGTCGATTGGCGATTCAACGCGTGGGGCGGCCTGAAAGGGGGGCTCTATTTCCCCTGGGACCGTGACGACCACGTCGCCGCCAAGGTTCTTGAAGTGGAAAGAACCGACCGCTACCGCGCACCCCTGGTGCTCGAAGGCGGCTCCATTCACGTGGACGGCCAGGGCACGCTCCTGACCACCAGGGAGTGCCTGCTGAACCCGAACCGCAACCCGGATCTGGACCAGGCGGACATCGAAGCCCTTCTCTCGGCGTACCTGAATGTCGAAAAAATCATCTGGCTGGAAAAAGGCGTGTACCTGGACGAGACGGACGGTCACGTGGACAACCTGTGCTGCTTTACCCGGCCCGGAGAGGTTCTGCTGAGCTGGTGCGAGGATCCGGGAGACCCCCAGCATGCCGTTTCCAGGGAGGCCTGCGACGTTCTGTCCAACAGCAGGGACGCACGGGGCCGAAAATTGAAAATTCATAAAATTCATCAACCGGGGCCGCTTTTTTTGACCACGGAGGAGGCACAGGGCATCGACCGCAGCGACACCGCCCAACCCAGAAAGGGCGGCGACCGCCTGGCCGGGTCCTATGTCAACTTTTACCTTGCCAACGGGGGCGTCGTCGCTCCCCTGTTCGACGATTTTCATGACGAAGCCGCCATGGAAATCCTGGCGCGGCTTTTCCCGCGGCGCAGGATCGTAGGCATCCCCACCAGAGAAATTCTTCTGGGTGGCGGCAATATTCACTGCATCACCCAACAGCAGCCCGGAGCCCAAAGACCGGGCCGATAA
- a CDS encoding DUF1638 domain-containing protein, whose amino-acid sequence MKIKRTTVIACAVLALDLKKLAEEQGIDLGTHFLQAGLHENPDLLRQKLQAAIDEVSGSGKCDRIVIGYGVCGRGTVGIRARNIPLAIPRVHDCIALFLGGDRAYRRQFKKYPGTYYISAGWYEEKTEPLSQREGSAFYGDRRLQYDELVEAYGKDAADETFRFLNTWKGNYQRAAYIETGSGSSATYEDYAREMAAAYGWEFEKLKGDRVLLEKLLTTAETTDEVLVVPPEHVIVFDAVESTLSANPVWSQHAEQDAGPRITVVGDDHALQNRRAETVIGLGIDAGGTYTDTVIYDLKERVTLCKSKSLTTKWDFTKGIGAALKKLDQRLLARVELVALSTTLATNAIVEKEGQKVGMVLMPPYGRLERDEIPYAPKMVVKGQLEINGKEMEPVDEEEVAGLARKMVREEGVKAFAVSGYAGAINPEHELTVKRVLVRETGLTVTCGHELSRILNFKTRANTAMLNASIIPKLAALISDLEKVIAKLGIAAPIMVVKGDGTLMSSDMAKDRPVETILSGPAASVAGARYLTGLTDAIVVDMGGTTTDTAVLVAGNVGVSESGSNVGGHKTHVKALDIRTSGLGGDSLITLEEGRFFIGPKRVAPIAWLGSMHAGVQRALEVVDNQLSRYAVSTKELQILAITGNVNAVALSPMEEKVIELLKKRPHSIEELIDRTGALFANALRLQRLEENYIVQRCGLTLTDLLHVTGRFVRWDAEASRYICAMFSRLAKMEVSEMAGRLIDLGVERLTLEILKRQLDQETEADQLESCPVCATLVDNMLSGGNDHYTMRIQLKRPVVGIGAPIHFFLPRITENLVAETILPENADVANAIGAITSNVLIKHNLRIVPNHEGGYLIDGLAGVRYFDKFPEADAFAREKLVQMVRSRARAAGTSSREVEIKTVDNITTAADGKKVFLNRSIYAKLTGRPDAAMLIER is encoded by the coding sequence TTGAAAATAAAGCGAACGACCGTTATCGCCTGCGCCGTGCTGGCGCTCGATCTGAAAAAACTGGCGGAAGAACAGGGAATCGATCTGGGTACCCATTTTCTCCAGGCCGGGCTGCACGAAAACCCCGACCTCCTGCGGCAGAAACTGCAGGCTGCCATCGACGAGGTTTCCGGCAGCGGAAAGTGCGATCGCATTGTCATCGGCTATGGCGTCTGCGGCCGGGGAACCGTGGGGATCCGCGCGCGGAACATCCCGTTGGCCATCCCCAGGGTGCACGACTGCATCGCTCTTTTCCTGGGGGGGGACCGTGCCTATAGACGCCAGTTCAAGAAGTATCCGGGAACGTATTACATCTCGGCCGGGTGGTACGAGGAGAAAACCGAACCCCTTTCCCAGAGAGAAGGATCGGCCTTCTATGGAGACAGACGGCTGCAGTACGATGAACTCGTGGAAGCCTACGGCAAGGACGCGGCGGACGAGACGTTCCGCTTTCTGAACACCTGGAAGGGCAACTATCAGCGGGCGGCCTACATCGAAACCGGGTCGGGTTCATCTGCAACGTACGAGGATTATGCGCGGGAGATGGCCGCCGCTTACGGGTGGGAATTCGAGAAGCTGAAGGGCGACCGGGTGTTGCTGGAAAAACTGCTGACTACCGCAGAGACTACGGATGAGGTTCTGGTGGTGCCGCCGGAGCACGTGATCGTATTCGATGCCGTCGAATCCACGCTGTCGGCCAATCCCGTATGGTCGCAACATGCCGAACAGGATGCAGGCCCCCGCATTACGGTGGTCGGCGATGACCACGCACTCCAAAACAGGCGAGCGGAAACGGTCATCGGGCTGGGGATCGATGCCGGCGGAACCTACACCGACACGGTGATTTACGACCTCAAGGAGCGCGTCACCCTTTGTAAGAGCAAAAGCCTGACCACCAAGTGGGATTTTACGAAAGGGATCGGCGCAGCGTTGAAAAAGCTCGACCAGCGGTTGCTCGCCAGGGTCGAACTGGTGGCCCTCTCGACCACTTTGGCCACCAATGCGATCGTGGAAAAAGAGGGGCAGAAGGTGGGCATGGTGCTGATGCCGCCCTACGGGCGGTTGGAAAGAGACGAAATCCCCTATGCCCCCAAGATGGTCGTCAAGGGACAGCTTGAAATCAACGGCAAAGAGATGGAACCCGTGGACGAGGAAGAGGTCGCCGGACTGGCTCGCAAAATGGTCCGGGAGGAAGGCGTCAAAGCGTTTGCGGTATCCGGATACGCCGGTGCCATCAATCCCGAGCACGAGCTGACGGTCAAACGTGTCCTGGTCCGGGAAACGGGCCTTACGGTTACCTGCGGGCACGAACTCTCACGCATCCTGAATTTCAAAACCCGCGCCAATACGGCCATGCTGAATGCCAGCATCATCCCCAAGCTGGCAGCTCTCATTTCCGATCTGGAGAAGGTGATCGCAAAACTGGGCATTGCCGCCCCCATCATGGTCGTCAAAGGTGACGGTACGCTGATGAGTTCCGACATGGCCAAGGACCGGCCGGTGGAGACCATATTGTCCGGCCCGGCGGCGAGTGTCGCCGGCGCCCGGTATTTGACGGGCCTCACGGATGCCATCGTGGTGGACATGGGGGGGACGACGACCGATACGGCAGTCCTTGTTGCCGGCAACGTGGGTGTTTCGGAATCCGGTTCCAACGTGGGCGGGCACAAGACCCATGTCAAGGCCCTGGATATCCGCACATCCGGACTGGGAGGCGACAGCCTGATAACCTTGGAGGAGGGCCGCTTTTTCATCGGTCCGAAACGGGTTGCCCCCATTGCCTGGCTGGGAAGCATGCACGCGGGGGTGCAAAGGGCCCTGGAGGTGGTCGACAACCAGTTGAGCCGGTATGCCGTTTCAACCAAGGAGCTGCAGATCCTGGCGATCACGGGCAATGTGAATGCCGTGGCGCTTAGCCCCATGGAGGAAAAGGTCATCGAGCTCCTGAAGAAAAGGCCGCATTCAATCGAGGAGCTGATCGACCGGACCGGTGCCCTCTTCGCCAATGCACTGAGGCTGCAGCGTCTGGAGGAGAACTACATCGTGCAGCGCTGCGGCTTGACGTTGACCGACCTGCTGCACGTCACCGGACGGTTTGTCCGCTGGGACGCGGAAGCGTCCCGGTACATCTGCGCGATGTTTTCGCGGTTGGCCAAGATGGAGGTTTCCGAGATGGCCGGGCGCCTTATTGACTTGGGGGTCGAACGCCTGACGCTGGAGATACTGAAAAGACAGCTGGACCAGGAGACGGAGGCCGATCAACTGGAAAGCTGCCCGGTGTGCGCGACCCTGGTCGACAACATGCTTTCGGGCGGCAACGACCACTACACCATGCGAATCCAATTGAAGCGTCCGGTTGTGGGCATCGGTGCGCCCATCCATTTCTTTTTACCCAGAATAACCGAAAATCTCGTCGCCGAAACCATTCTTCCCGAGAATGCGGATGTGGCCAACGCCATCGGCGCCATCACCAGCAACGTCCTGATAAAACACAATCTGCGCATTGTTCCGAACCATGAGGGGGGGTACCTGATCGACGGCCTGGCCGGTGTGCGCTATTTCGACAAATTTCCGGAAGCAGACGCGTTTGCCAGGGAAAAACTGGTTCAGATGGTGCGATCCAGGGCCCGGGCGGCCGGCACCAGTTCGCGGGAAGTAGAAATCAAGACCGTTGACAACATTACGACGGCGGCAGACGGCAAGAAAGTGTTCCTGAACCGATCCATCTATGCCAAGCTCACCGGCAGGCCCGATGCCGCCATGTTAATCGAGAGATGA
- a CDS encoding tetratricopeptide repeat protein, with product MKRAIIMIWACALLSATTVHADTLPPQDTYYSIQFMSLPISSLEKGRTICERLKSRGYLVYYLKVNLKGTDRIRLKAGLFPTVTDAKTFGDAFRQKENFDFFVTNADVKVMVCDSTSELIATPNALWYGDDQGYRELIRFDQGSVDGADVLDRTVVGLSADGSKATCTRGSRRYDIPLATQLPPEKSGEKEAPVDEGNAETYYESGLAFYKQEKLALAERDLSRALLIDPEHVSAYYYRGIARYRQGRYDQAIADCTRILEIDPRHVGAYNIRALVWLETGELDRAVKDCDAALKVDPQNIAALSTLGVAWLQKGEVDWACSDLKKACDLGRCDTLETVRKQGFCQ from the coding sequence GTGAAAAGGGCAATCATCATGATTTGGGCCTGCGCCCTGTTGTCCGCCACGACCGTCCATGCCGACACGCTTCCTCCTCAGGACACATACTACTCCATCCAGTTCATGTCCCTTCCCATTTCCAGCCTGGAAAAAGGCCGGACAATCTGCGAGCGTCTGAAAAGCCGTGGTTACCTGGTCTACTATCTCAAGGTAAATCTCAAAGGAACGGACAGGATACGCCTGAAAGCGGGCTTGTTTCCCACCGTCACCGATGCGAAAACGTTTGGTGACGCATTCCGGCAAAAGGAGAATTTCGATTTTTTCGTGACCAATGCCGATGTCAAAGTCATGGTCTGCGATTCGACAAGTGAACTCATCGCCACGCCCAACGCCCTCTGGTACGGGGACGACCAAGGGTACCGCGAGCTGATCCGGTTCGACCAGGGGTCCGTCGACGGTGCCGATGTGCTGGACCGGACCGTTGTCGGCCTGTCAGCCGACGGCAGCAAGGCAACATGCACCCGCGGCTCCCGCCGATACGACATTCCGCTGGCCACCCAACTTCCGCCCGAAAAAAGCGGTGAAAAAGAAGCGCCCGTGGATGAGGGAAACGCCGAAACCTACTATGAAAGCGGGTTGGCCTTCTATAAACAGGAAAAACTGGCCCTGGCGGAAAGAGACTTGAGCCGGGCGCTGCTTATCGACCCGGAGCATGTAAGCGCCTATTACTACCGGGGAATCGCCCGCTACCGGCAGGGACGCTATGACCAGGCCATTGCCGACTGCACCCGTATCCTGGAAATAGACCCCCGCCATGTCGGTGCCTACAACATCCGGGCACTGGTGTGGTTGGAAACGGGCGAACTCGACCGCGCCGTCAAAGACTGTGATGCCGCCTTGAAGGTGGACCCGCAAAACATTGCCGCCTTGAGCACCCTGGGGGTCGCCTGGCTTCAGAAGGGGGAAGTGGACTGGGCCTGTTCGGATCTAAAGAAGGCCTGTGACCTGGGAAGGTGCGATACGTTGGAAACCGTCAGAAAACAAGGGTTTTGTCAATAA
- a CDS encoding mechanosensitive ion channel family protein — protein MTKFICLVAAISLLAASFGAWPALAQAAEVSEELEAISTIARMIRWSGVLISAFIILGSWMLLRFVDRLVNRLGALFAERRLLLQKLSAFFQFAVYIATILVITLLSLRVSKEVLAILGGTAAVAMGFALKDLVASIVAGGMIMIDRPFQVGDRVSFGGQYGDIATIGLRSVKLRTIDDNMVTIPNNMFLNQITSCGNYGNLDMQVVVDFHIGVDQDIVLAQSLVREAAATSRYVYLPKPVVVRVRQVVISPCIAIRLRLKVYVLDTKLEAALVSDVTMRVLEAFERHDIRAPAILHRDAGVDDKAAAMAAESCLAGDS, from the coding sequence AGGCCGCCGAGGTTTCTGAAGAGCTGGAGGCCATTTCGACCATTGCCAGGATGATCCGCTGGAGCGGTGTCCTGATCTCCGCATTCATCATCCTGGGCTCTTGGATGCTGCTGCGTTTCGTTGATCGCCTGGTGAATAGACTGGGCGCCCTTTTTGCCGAGCGGCGCCTCCTGCTACAAAAGCTGAGCGCCTTTTTTCAATTCGCTGTCTACATCGCCACGATTCTGGTCATCACCCTGTTAAGCCTTAGAGTCAGCAAGGAAGTGCTGGCCATCCTCGGCGGCACCGCCGCCGTGGCCATGGGATTTGCACTGAAAGACCTGGTCGCGTCCATCGTTGCCGGCGGTATGATCATGATCGACAGGCCCTTCCAGGTCGGCGACCGGGTCAGCTTCGGAGGCCAGTACGGCGACATCGCCACCATCGGCCTCCGTTCGGTCAAGCTTCGCACCATAGATGACAACATGGTCACCATTCCCAACAACATGTTCCTGAACCAGATCACTTCATGCGGCAATTACGGCAATCTGGACATGCAGGTGGTCGTCGACTTTCACATCGGCGTTGACCAGGATATCGTGCTGGCCCAATCCTTGGTCAGGGAGGCTGCAGCCACCAGCCGGTACGTCTACCTGCCGAAACCGGTGGTTGTCAGGGTCAGACAGGTGGTTATCAGCCCCTGTATCGCCATCCGCTTGCGGCTCAAGGTCTATGTTCTGGACACCAAACTGGAGGCGGCCCTCGTGTCCGACGTCACCATGCGAGTGTTGGAAGCCTTCGAAAGACACGATATCCGGGCACCGGCAATCCTGCACCGTGACGCCGGCGTCGATGATAAGGCGGCGGCAATGGCCGCAGAGAGCTGTTTGGCGGGGGACTCGTGA